The Vibrio tapetis subsp. tapetis genome segment AGAGCTGCCAGAGATGGATCCGTGGTCAGCAGAAGGAATGGCCTTGGCTCGCTTTGAGAAAAGTCGTGATGCCGCGCAAGAAGCCGCAGAGTACGAGCGCGAAGCCCTGACCGATGTGATGAACATGAGAAAACGTATTCGAGCTTATGCCTTAGAGCATTGCGAGGTGGGTGAATTTGAAGATCATCATTTGCCTGCAGAGATGAAGACTGAACTGCAATCTCTACTTGATAGAGTGCTGGAGGCTAAAACCAGCAAACAAGAATTGTCTGAAAAAGCGCAAGCTGCACGAATGGACTTCAACAAAATCGTTGCTGATGCCGCTCTAATTCAGGCTTAAGTGCTCGATAAGGTCAGACGTAGCTCGCCGTCTGGCCTTATTCATCTCATCCGAGATCTTTTCATCCCCCCCTATTTTCTTACTCACCCCATATAACTTTCGCGACTTCATTGAGCCAGACAACGTATTTGTTGATTGATATCATCATAATTATTTAGCCTGGGAATATACTGCAACGGAAAGTTTACTTTCAACATCAAGGGATTGAGTGGCATCATTGCCATAGGAAGACTGGTAACTCAGGATGAGTTTTATAGTCACTGCCCCCGCAACGGTACGCGCATCATGGAAGAATCAATAACTTGCCACTGGCACACTGGCTGGGAAGGCTGTTTGTAGCGCTAAGTCCGAAGACTGACTCAATCCCACATACTCACGGCTGTTTTACGGGGATGTAAAACCAAGGAGCTTTACTGTGCATATTGAACCGGGGCTTGTCAGCCCAGAAAAAATCATACTAAGTTACGCCACCGCAACGGGCGCGTTAGGCTATCTCGCCACAATTTACTGGCAAGAAATGAATATCCGAGGGGCACTTTCGCTAGCGTTGCGCTCATTAGTGACCACGCTGCTGGTCTTTGGCTGTTTCGAAGTATTACCTCACCATGCGATTGGTGTCTCTGAAGTCCATCTAATACTCGGCTCGACTCTGTTTCTAATCTTTGGAGCAGCGGCGACGGGAATTGGCCTAGTTTTTGGATTGTTAGTTCAAGGTTTTTTGTTCGCCCCCTTCGATTTACCCCAATTTGGTATGAATGTAACCACGTTACTCGTCCCACTTTTTGCCATGTCTTTACTGGCAAGAAAAGTCATTCACAAACAAACCGCATACGTTGATCTGACATTCAACCAAGCATTTAAACTCTCGGTTTCTTATCAGGGCGGTATTGTCATTTGGGTGGCATTTTGGGCGCTGTACGGTCAAGGAATGGGCGCAGAAAACATGCAGTCTATTGCCAGCTTTGGGCTCGCTTACATGAGCGTTATTCTGATTGAACCCTTCATCGATTTAGGAATATTGGCTATCGCCAAATTTGCAAATGCAAACAAACACTCTTTATTCATTACACAACGCTTATATAACGAAGTCTAATAGTGATTCACGGACCACATTGTGCTCCGTGGACGCTTCAGTTTTTCACTAATCGGAAACCACGCCGCTCCAACTATTTTTATTCGCTAACCGCTTTAGCTGCATCAATTCTTTTTCTGTCTCTAGTTTTAACCACTCGATCAGGTCATTGATCTCTGGCGTATGAGTTCGCTGATGACCCAAATATTGCCACGCACTATTTTGTACTCTTACCCCTTCCGGGCAACAGAAGTATTCACGCTCAAGTTCCGGCAAGATTAACAACAAATCCGTCACGGTCGCCCCCTGCCCTGATAAGCAAGCACTTAACGCGAGATCTAAAGTAAAGAAGGTGGTATTTCTTACAGGATGCAGAGTTTCTCTTTTTTCCTCAGCCAACCACACTTTCCAGTCATGGTGATCAAGCGTTGAGTGAATCCGTGGCATCGCCAATATCGAAGCCACATCCCCAGCGTTAGATGCGCACACAGGAGCCATATATTCGTCTCGTAAAAAGAACATATTACTTCTCCCCTGATAACGCTCTCGAATGCGAGTATGGAATATCAATAAATCGTAATCTGGCGTTTCTAAGCACTCATCTTCTTCAATAGAAGGAATGATCACAATCTCATGCTCAGGGTAACGTTCGTTTAATTCTCTTACTTTTGAAATCAGAATCCGCGTGGCAAAACTGAGCGTCGCTTTAATCACAATACGCTTTCGTTTTGGTTCTTGCCAAGAGGAGAGCAACGTTTCAAGCGATAAGTAACTCTCTCGCAAGGCTTGAAATAACTGCAGCCCTTCAATTGTCAATTCAATAGAACGATGTTTACGCTCGATCAATTGCGTATTTAAGTCTTGCTCTAATTGCTTTACTTGCCTGCTGACGGCGCTTTGAGTCACATTCAACTCATCAGCGGCTTGAGTAAAACTCATAAATCGAGCGACAGATTCAAATGCTTTCAAGCCATTATGTGAGTATGGCAAATTTGTGTATGGCGTCATATTAAATTCGCATTCCTTTAGGGAATACCAGAGTGGCATAAATATTAATTGAGTGCGAATAGTTAATCATCTAAAGTTCCGAATTCAACTTGGAGCTTTCATGAAAAACATTCTCTCTCTCGCATTCCCTTTGGTTATCTCCCAACTTATTGCTATGGCATTGGTATTAACTGATGTTTGGATGATGTCTCGCATTAGTGTTAGCGCCATTGCTGCCGGTGGCTTAGGGGCATCTGTATTCTTTCTCATTTTTATGATTGCGAGTAGCACCGTGGGCTGTGTGGCTAACCTCATCGCCATTGCGTATGGGCAGCGCATATCGAGACCCGAGTTTGGCAATCAACAAATCCGTCTTGCGATCAAAGGGGCTGTCTTGTTGTCTGTGATTCTCTCGGTTGTTCTGTTGTCACTTTTTGCTTTTGCACCTAATGTGCTTGCATTGGCTCAGCAACCTCAAGAAATCATAGACCTTGCAATGGAATACGTTGATGCGCTGAAATGGTCGATGCTGCCATCGCTGCTTCTTTTAGTACTTCGCGGATTGACCAGTGCGCTTGGTAATGCTCGCTCCATTATGTTGATGTCGGTTGCAACCGTTGCTCTCAATATTCCAGTGAGTTACCTGCTCGCTTTTCCACTCGGTTTTGGCTTAGCTGGCTTAGGCGCAGGTACGGCCTTAGCTGCAGCGATTGTCATGCTAGGTTATGGGTCTTGGGTCTTTGGTCATGCTCAATATCAGCAATTTGCACCTTGGCTTAACCTTAACGAGTATTCACTTAAACTCACTCTCCCTCTATTAAAAATGGGATTGCCTATCGCCATCGCTGCTTTGTTAGAGCATGGGCTCATTTATGGTGGCACACTCATGGCTGGCACAATCAGCATCGCCGCGCTCGCTCTGCATCAAATTCTATTGCAATGTTTAAGCTTCACTTGGAATGTAAACTTTGGCTTCTCTCAAGCGGCGGCTATTTTAGTAGGGAGAGACTTCGGAGCGGATAATTCAGAGGGCATCAAGCGCACCGTATTTAAGAGCTTTATTCTTGTCAGTATTATTAGCTTAGTCTTCTCTGCCATCTTCATTGCATGGCCTGGGTTAGTTGCCACTTTCTTTGGTCTTACGGATCAAGCGATGATCGACCTATTAACAGCGGTCATTTGGATTGTTGCGGTGAGTTTTATTGTTGACGCTTGGCAGTTATTAGCGATAAACCTACTTCGTGGAATGAAGATTGTTGCCACGCCAACACTGCTCACGGCAATCGGCTATTGGGTCGTCGGTTTACCGGCCGCTTGGTGGCTAGCCGATAAGTATGGGCTAGGTGGGATCTGGGCCGGTATTGGTATTGGTTTGGCCGCTACCGGTGTTTTACTATTAATGCTCTTGGTAAAAGCAATACGTGGAGAAGACACCGCCACTTTAGCGGTTTCTAAAGGATTTTAGGGCGAGAATCACAAGCATCGATCATTCAATACCTCGGCCGCCTTGAGGCTTAAGGCTGAAGCAGATTACAAGAATTTTTCGATGAGGACTTCATCCACATAGACGTCACGGATTTTGGCATGTTTCTTCGCAATGCCAACCACTTCAAAACCTTGTTTTTTATAAGCTGCTAGGGCACGTTCATTATCGCTACGAACATAAGCAAACAGTTTTTCGTAGCCTTTTTGTCTTGCGACTTCAAATGTCGATTGAAATAGTTGCTTGGAAACGCCTTGTCCGCGGCTGTCGCCACAAACAAATGTGCCTATGATGCCCACATGATCAAACGCTTTGGTGTATGAAGCGAATGGCTCTATATTTTGAAAGCCGATAACCTTAGTGCTGCCTTGGTTTAGCGCAACGGTAAACACGCCTCGCTTTGGAAACTGGTCAATGAATTCTTTTTCTTCTTTAACGGTAAAGGTGTTATCCAATACCGTGAACAAACCTTCTGTGATAATCGGGTTAAGAACGTCAATGATACCCTGAGCATCATCGGTCGTGACTTGTCGTACTTCTATCGCCATGCAACTGCACTCCTACATTTCTTTAGCCATGTTTTTACAGGAGTTTTGAAGAGTCGGCAATAGCGCCCACCGGACAATTCCTAGCTATAAGCAAGAATACTTCGACAAAAAAGGCCAACGATCGTTGGCCTTTTTCACTAAAATCAGTTTTGACGGTTGGGATGGTTCAAAATATGCAAAAATTAATTTTTGTTTTTATGAATCATGAGAGAAGCCAGTAATCTCAATGGATTCAGAGCTTTCTCAACAAAAAGCCCTTTCTCTATCCAAAACCTGAGAAAATCATCCCAAAATTCTCAACTATCCCATCACGTCGATCAAAGCAATTCTCGATATTTTGTTGCTAACCAGCACTCTGCTATACAAGCAAGGTCTACTCCTTTACATCATACAGCCACCACAGTGACTACATACACTCGACCATCCGCTGAAACACGTATCTGGACAGAAGTTTGTCAGTGACTTTACTCGATTAGCCTTTAACGGATTGTCTGAGATATTGTAAACGTCCAATCCAGTGGCCAAACACCCTCATCCACTACAGTTTGCTAAATTAGCAAAATTCATGCTTGTTTTGAGCTTTGTAGGCTACATTGTGGCGGTGTCATCATGAATCAGAGACTAAAGCCCTTTTATTCATATCAATGACTATCACTTCTATCTCATCGATACCTACATAACCGTGTGCAATTGACTTCCAATAGTCTTTTAGTGCCGAAGCGAGCTTATCAATACCTACTCGCTTGCCGCCTATTTCCCAACATTTGGTCGACTTCTGTGATACTAAAAGAAATACGCCACAACCAGCAGTACCCTCTCTAAGGTAGTCACCAACTAGTTGGTTTCGAAGCCGCTCGCATAATTCAGGGCCACTCCAACCTTTATCGAGTAACTTTAACTCAATCGGCACTGGGGACATGACGTTCGGGTTAGCAAGCCAGATATCCATTCGTTGTTCATTAGCTAGCTCTGGCTCTTCTGCAACCGAGTAGTGTCCGTTGGCACTTTTTCTTAGCTCAGCAGCAATTAGCGTTCTAACCTCATTTTCTTTGGTCGCTCTCTGCCACGTCATCCATGGGCTATCATTACCATTTTCTACCCAATCCTTAATCGAAAGAATCTGTTGGATACCCAGTTCAAATAGTTGCCTGTGCGACTCAGGAGAGATCTGCTTAGTCTTATGGAACTCCTTAAACTGATTATCCGACCATAAAGGAACATCTCCATAAGCTTCAGCCATTTTGTATGCGCTCTTTCTCATCCATGGTCGATGTGATTCGTCAGGATGATCTTTTATCAGCTGTGTCAATGCGCAATAGCTCTCTTTAGAGGGAAGCTCAACCAAGTAGTTGAACAACATATCTCTTGCTTCTTGAGCATGATCTCTTGTTGTGGGGCTATAGACCCCTGTACCTGCTCGATTAAGATCATCACTGACTCTGATATATTTATGCATCAGCACGTACAAAGCCTTTAGGTGAGCAACCACTTTAAACTGTCCTATATTATAAAGAGATCGATGTGAGCTCCTCCCACCTAACAAAGCTTCCAGAAATACTTCCGCAGCGTGCGTTGCCTGTTCAGGCTCAAGCGTTGCTAACCACTCCTCTAAACCTGGAATACCTTGGTCAGGCTCACTATCGACTAACAGCGCATACCACCATGCAATTTCATGATCGTCACCTTGACTTGCTGATATGTATTTTTGGGCTAGCAAAGATAGTTGCCTAGCACTAATACCACCTTCTATCAAGAGTCGTAAGCAGTATTCCTTATTGGCTTGGATTAGATGGGCTGAACGAATTAGGTACTCAAATACAGCACCAGCGAGATGTTGTTTGAGCCAAGGTACGTGATACACCAAATCGTGTAGAATATGGCTTGAAACCTTTTTGGCTTTACTATTATTCTCTAGCTCCCAAAACACCTCTTTAAGAATGGCGTTATTCGTTTCCTCTGGATAAGTTCGGTGTACTACCTCAAGCCAACTTGGGAATCCGTTTATATCCCATGTTATATAACGCAATAGGGTGCCAAGATCTTGACTACTCAAAGACTTAGGAAAGTTAGAGTCTTCCTTTGCTTGAATTTCTAGCCCAGCTAAGCCAAGTAACAAGGCATACGGGATTGAATTGTCAATCTCATTCTCTGAATGCAACTGTGGGCGGAAGTTGCGCCAATGATCCATACAGAACTCTTTGTATGCATTTGCCACTTCCAAGCCAAATTCAGGAATTAGCCTTTCCCATTGGTTTATACTACGTCGACTTATAGCTGAACTATCTTTTTCTAGGTCACTTAATAGCCAGACATGGATATTAGTAATTTCGCCAGACTTCACATTTGGAGCAGTAATCTGAGACGGGTTTTCTTGTAGTGACTGTATCCATTCTATTCGGCTACTTTCTCGCTCTTTCCGTTTTTTTTCTACTTGCCGGCGATACTCCGCTTCCTTAGCCTCGTATCTTAGTGTTGATTCAGGAGTTATCGGATTTAACAAGTTCTCTAATCGTGAAACTAAGACTTCTTCACCATACACAGCAATACGAAGCTCCTCTAACATGTTTACAGGTGAGCCTAACTGTTGATAGAGCCTGAATGCAGCATTCAGTGCGACTAATCGGTCATCTTGCTCAAGGCGTGTGCTGACAAATGATACTAACCTTGATAAGTCATCACCGTTGAAAGCCCAAAAATGGTCTAAATATGAGATGCTCCAATCATCAGTCAAGGGCTTATCTTGCTCGCTTAGGTGTTTTCTTGCTTTCTCTATGCTATACCAATAAAGCGCATCATTAAGCTCTTGCCATTCAGGTACTAGATTACCAAGATCATGTTCAACATCGTCTAAGTTATCTTCTCTCCAAAACTGCAAAGCACCTACATTTGCCAGAATGGATAGCGGAACCTCTGACAAAGCAAATGGATCTCTATTGACCACTAGCTTTTCCAAACACTTGATAGCAGAGCCAAACAACCACGCATATTGTTCAGATACCCTGCAATCTCTTCGTTCTACAAATGGAGCAACATCAAGATAACTACCGATCCCTTTTAGTAACTCCGGAATGAATTTGATTTCTGCTCTCTCGATAAAATCATGCAGCGTTCTATCCAACATCGATGATTCAAATCTTTTTGGCTCTACTAAATGATGAATTGAATCAACTAGGTATTTGATAGAGTCATCGCTGGGTGCTGTATGGTCAACCAACTCACTCAGCAGATCCCGAGGAATATCCCCTCGACTAATAACTTCTCTCCAGACGAAGTCTTTTTGCTCTTCATACCCACAAGTTAGCACAGCACGAACTGATGCAATTCTGGCATACTTACCTCGCTCACCAGATACCGCAATTTCTGTAAATGGTTCGGTACAAGCGTCCATCTTTCCTTGCCAGACTAAACGACCAAGGAAGAAAATTGCATCATCATTGTCTGCATATTTATGAATGAGATTGAGCACACCCTCTGTCAGGTCTGGCAGTGCAATTCGGGCAATAGCTGCATTGTCTCGACCAGAGTGACCATCAGTATCATCGGCAATTTGAGCTACAACATCTGAAAGAATTCGCCTCCTGACTGACAACGGCAACCGTGAGGGATCTCCTTCTTCTAAAGCTATTTCAGGCTTGATATCCAAGATCTTTGCTCGTAGACGATCATCAAACAAAATCAACCATGGCAAAATCGGACGAAATAAAGGGGTAACGACGGTTTCACCGAAAACTTCCCTAATAAAGTAAGACTCTATTTGTGAGCGCAAACCTTCTTCTTTCAATAAGCAACCAAAAAACTGCGCTGCTAATAGCTCACGAATATCCCTATGTCTGAATCTTACTGCACCATAAATAATGTCGTTAAATAGACCACACTCCAGCAACGACTTAACGTCTTCTCGCTCCCAATCGTACAAAATGATGTCGGCATCAATCCCTTGCTTTACCTTTTCGGCATCAGGCACATTGATCCCTGCATTACCCGTTAAGATAACGGCAGCAGCCAACCTTTGAGCACCTTCACGTGCCTTGTCTAAGTTAAGAGGCTGTCGAACATTGTTATGCCTCTCACTAAGACGAACATCAACACTGTGTTGTAGCAGATGTAGTCGCCCATCAAGAGATTGATCATCCAACCACTTCGTGATGATGATATCCAAATCAAAAGGTCTTTCTGCTAGATTCCACAGGCCTAACCGCTCAACTTCATCAAGGAGTTCATCAATGTTTTTAACTCCATTTTCGATACAATAGGTGTGAACCTTGCTTCGGTCTAACGGTCGTAAGCTGTAGACATTTAAAGCACTTTTGGGATGCTTATTTTTGTTGTTATCTTCTTCTCGATTACTAGTAGATGGGTAGAATAGATGAGTATCAACTAGAGCTTTGTCTGACTTGGCACGCCAACTATAAGGGCGACTAGAAATGTAAATATGAGCCCGTTTTGCCCCCTTCCCAATCCCTTTAGCAAAACGTTTGATAGCTCTTTCAAAAGCTCTAGGGTGAGCTAGTTTTGCTTCATCCACCGAGTCTAGGAAAAACCAAGCCTCATCATTTGAGTTGAGCCAGTCTTCAAACTTATCTTCATCACCTATTTCGAAAGCATCATCAAAATTACGGTCAATATCTTCAATCCGAATAAAAAATGACCACTTCCCTTCGTTTGAGAGCTTACTTGCCATTTCCATTAATTCGACCGTCTTACCAGCGCCAGCTTCGGCTAGAATTACAGTGCGGTATTCGCTTAATAGAGACTTCCAATTGCCTGCTTTTTTCATCCCCAAACTAAGAGAAGCATCTAGCTCTTCAGAGTCCTTGTGATTTTCTATTACAGGAGAAAACTGCCGATCTAAGGCGATATACTTCCGCATAACTACATTGGGTTCCATGTGACATAAAAACTCCCTGTATTCTACTAATTACACGCGACTTACCCAACCAGTTTAGCTCTCATAAAGTGATTACAAATTTTAATAAGTTGTCCCACCAATTCCATTTCAATGTTAGGAGGTGTTCTGATCAATGTTTGTCCAACAGTTAGCAGAATACAATCAAATAACTGGGATTTGATACAATACATTTGCTTATTGGCTATTAGTCGCGCTACAGGACACACACCAAATAGTATGACGAAACGACTGACTTAACCTCGATACAACCCCAATTCTATGCATCCAACTTTTCCTACTTAACACAATTGCTATCTTGGTAAAAAAACTAATGGGTAACTTTCATGGCTACCGCAAGAAAACAACTTATCTCGGTCGATGCAACTCCTTACTATCACTGCGTTTCAAGGTGTGTAAGACAAAGCTATTTATGTGGTGAGGATACCACCACTAACATGAGCTACGAACACCGTAGAGAATGGATTGAACATAAAATTCAGTCACTCACCCATACCTATTGCATTGATGTATGCGCCTATGCCGTGATGAGCAACCACTATCATGCTGTCTTGCACATTAATAAAGACAAAGCTCTTAAATTATCGCTTGATGATGTTGTTGAACGCTGGGGTCATACCCATAAATTACCCGTATTAATTCAGCGCTGGCTGAGGAAAGAGTTGAAGAGCCAAGCTGAAGAAAGTAAATGCATAGAAATCATAGAGGTATGGAGAGAGAGACTATGGTCATTAAGTTGGTTCATGAAAGAACTCAACTACGATATTGCATGTAAAGCAAATCAAGAAGACCAATGCACAGGGCACTTTTGGGAAAGCCGCTTCAAAAGCCAGGCGCTGCTTGATGAAAAAGCCTTAGCTGCAGCTATGACGTATGTAGATTTAAACCCTGTTCGTGCTGGTATAGCGACAACCCCTGAGCAATCAGACTTTACCTCAATACAAGCAAGACTGAGGGCACTTAACAGCAACCTTGAAAGCGCACCATGTTTGCATCCATTCATTGGAAATCCAACCAAAAAGATGAGCGATGGGATTCCTTTTAGGTTAATGGATTACATAGAATTGGTAGATTGGACCGCAAGGCAGTTTCGAGATGGTAAAGCATCAATGGCTTCAGATTTTCCACCAATTTTAGAAAGGCTTAACTTCAACCCAAATAGTTGGTTGGAGGTCTGCACAACATTAGAACGAAGGCGTTCGACAGCAATCGGAGCTCCTTGCTGCCTCGAGCAGGCAAAATCCGCGCTAGACAAATCAAAAATTCATTATTATCAACTTGAATAGATGCCCCACCCCACTTCATTACGCCAGATACCACGCCAGCATTGAGTTGGTTAACTGCGTTTGTTTAAAGCTCAAAGTAAAGTCGACATTTACCTAAAACCAACCAATTTGTATGCCTTTCTTTGGGAAAGAACACCACATTCAATAGAAAACATCAGATGACATTGCTCACTTAACATATTGCTTTCGAGTCGTTTTTCCGTGTGTGTCTATTTAAGAAAAGTGTGCGTACAAAAAAATAGGCCAGCGATAATCGCTGGCCTATTCTCTAAAATCAGTTTTGGCGGTTAGGATGATTCAATGAAAGCAAGAATTAATTTTTGTTTTTATGAATCATGAGAGAGACCAGCAATACCAATGGGTTCATGGGTTTCTCAACAAAAAGCCCTTTCTCTAAGAAAAATCTGAGAAAATCACTCCGAAATTCTCAACTATGCCATCAAGTCGAACAAAGCAATTCTCGACATTTAGTTACTAATCAGCGCTCTACTCCTTTGTATCACACAACCACCACAGCGACTACACACTCGACCACCCGCAACAATCGACCATCCGCTGAAACACGTTTCTGGACAGAAATCATTTAGAGTCGATAGCCTAAATACCAACCACTACATTAGTTTATGTATGTTAACTTGCGACACCCAACACCACCTTAAGTACGAAAGGGTTTCGCAATCTAAAGTCGCTAACCACACCTTTAATTCCACCTAAACATCTGTGATAATTACAAAAATCTAGTTTTACTAAGGCTTGGGGAAAGTCCCAAAATAAATTGCTCACCTACCAATGTGGGGCCTTGTAATTTGAGTAAAGGTACGAAGACAGTATGGATAAGGACACAAACTTTTTTACGGCATCGCAAATAGCTAGGTCTATTTCGATTCCATTCGCTGATATAGAAGAGATGCTAGACCCCTACATATACTTCAAAGGCCTAATTTTTAAAGGTGACAAAATCAGTTATGTTGACGGTTATTTTATAGTCCACAAAACTGAAGTCGTTGGTCCCAAATTTACCCTAGAGGAAATCGAAAGTGGCTATGCGATCTGTGATCCGGATATGCCAGTTTTTAATTTCGTAGTTGAGGTTAAAGGCACAAAATACAGCAATAGCGAGGAATTAATTGGGAATGTTTACCTACTAAAAACTAAGACCGAGGTAGAAGATGAAGCGTTATTCTCATATGAACAGCTTTGCAAAATAGCATCAGAAATTGGATACCCTAAGCCAATCGAAAAACTTCAACTTCTCGCAAAAGACCATGCTTATGATGTGAAGTTTATCAACCAAAAAAGTAACTTTACTTTAAGTGCCGCCGCAAAAATAGCTGCGAATATTGAACCTACGACATCAATAGAAATGCCATCTCAGAGGTACTCATACAATCACTACCTTGAACTATTAAGCGACTGTATAAAAGGAACAAATCAACATGGATTTAAATTACATACAGTAGAGCTTTGGACATCATGTAATGATGAGTTCGGTGAAAGGTATTCTAAAAGTTACAAGAATGGAACGTTACTAAAACAGCGAGCAGTATTGGATTACGAGCTTACAATAATCTCAAAGCAAGAATTTTTAAGATGGTCTGAATATCAAGGATTAGATATTGGTTTGGATTATCAACCTGAAAGCATAAGCAAGTCAGTTGAATTACTAGAGATGAGACTTTCTGAATCAGAAGAGGAAATTTCACGATTAAGAGATTTACTCATTAATGAAGATTCGATGACTCCAGAAACCACAAATAATTCATACCCGCCTGAATTACAAATAGCTATTGATGCTTATGAAGAGCTATGTTTAAACGAAGCTACTCCTCCAACAAACAAAGTAATACAAGACTGGCTGAAAGCAGAAAGCAAACAGAGAGGGATCACCCACAAGGATGGTTCTGATCAAGTTCAGGGATTGAGCCAAGTAAAGCTAGAGCGAATAGCTTCAATGATCAAATCTAGGTAGGAGAAAAACTAGGGGAGGCTGTAACAGATTCTGTGTAACTGCCATTTAGTTAACGTGTTTATCGAGACGTTCCTCGAACTCGATAATAAACCGACTCATAGCCTGACGCCAGTTTTGAATGGGCATCGTCCATTTCTTGCTGGCGTCTTTGATTGCTAAGTACACCATTTTGGTTGCGGCCTCATCGTTAGGGAAGATCTTCCGCTTTTTTAGTGCTTTACGGATCACGCTATTGAGAGACTCAATAGCATTGGTTGTGTAGATGGCTCTACGGATATCTTCTGGGTAGTTGAAGAGCGTGTTGAGGTTCTGCCAGTGATTGCGCCAGGACTTAGATATTTGCGGATATCGCCCCTCCCATAATTAGCCGAGGCGCGCCCATTCGAGTAGAGCCTCATCTTCTGTAGTAGAGCGATACACTCGTTTCAGGTCGGCAGTCACCGCCTTATAGTCTTTCCAAGACACATACTTCAATGAGTTCCGCACCATATGGACGATACAAAGCTGAATATGCGTTTGGGGGAAGACAGTATTGATAGCGTCAGGAAAGCCCTTCAATCCATCTACACACGCAATAAGGATATCTTCAACACCACGTTGATTGAGTTCAGTTAGAACACTCTGCCAAAACTTAGC includes the following:
- a CDS encoding MATE family efflux transporter; the protein is MKNILSLAFPLVISQLIAMALVLTDVWMMSRISVSAIAAGGLGASVFFLIFMIASSTVGCVANLIAIAYGQRISRPEFGNQQIRLAIKGAVLLSVILSVVLLSLFAFAPNVLALAQQPQEIIDLAMEYVDALKWSMLPSLLLLVLRGLTSALGNARSIMLMSVATVALNIPVSYLLAFPLGFGLAGLGAGTALAAAIVMLGYGSWVFGHAQYQQFAPWLNLNEYSLKLTLPLLKMGLPIAIAALLEHGLIYGGTLMAGTISIAALALHQILLQCLSFTWNVNFGFSQAAAILVGRDFGADNSEGIKRTVFKSFILVSIISLVFSAIFIAWPGLVATFFGLTDQAMIDLLTAVIWIVAVSFIVDAWQLLAINLLRGMKIVATPTLLTAIGYWVVGLPAAWWLADKYGLGGIWAGIGIGLAATGVLLLMLLVKAIRGEDTATLAVSKGF
- a CDS encoding LysR family transcriptional regulator, which translates into the protein MTPYTNLPYSHNGLKAFESVARFMSFTQAADELNVTQSAVSRQVKQLEQDLNTQLIERKHRSIELTIEGLQLFQALRESYLSLETLLSSWQEPKRKRIVIKATLSFATRILISKVRELNERYPEHEIVIIPSIEEDECLETPDYDLLIFHTRIRERYQGRSNMFFLRDEYMAPVCASNAGDVASILAMPRIHSTLDHHDWKVWLAEEKRETLHPVRNTTFFTLDLALSACLSGQGATVTDLLLILPELEREYFCCPEGVRVQNSAWQYLGHQRTHTPEINDLIEWLKLETEKELMQLKRLANKNSWSGVVSD
- a CDS encoding NACHT domain-containing protein — its product is MEPNVVMRKYIALDRQFSPVIENHKDSEELDASLSLGMKKAGNWKSLLSEYRTVILAEAGAGKTVELMEMASKLSNEGKWSFFIRIEDIDRNFDDAFEIGDEDKFEDWLNSNDEAWFFLDSVDEAKLAHPRAFERAIKRFAKGIGKGAKRAHIYISSRPYSWRAKSDKALVDTHLFYPSTSNREEDNNKNKHPKSALNVYSLRPLDRSKVHTYCIENGVKNIDELLDEVERLGLWNLAERPFDLDIIITKWLDDQSLDGRLHLLQHSVDVRLSERHNNVRQPLNLDKAREGAQRLAAAVILTGNAGINVPDAEKVKQGIDADIILYDWEREDVKSLLECGLFNDIIYGAVRFRHRDIRELLAAQFFGCLLKEEGLRSQIESYFIREVFGETVVTPLFRPILPWLILFDDRLRAKILDIKPEIALEEGDPSRLPLSVRRRILSDVVAQIADDTDGHSGRDNAAIARIALPDLTEGVLNLIHKYADNDDAIFFLGRLVWQGKMDACTEPFTEIAVSGERGKYARIASVRAVLTCGYEEQKDFVWREVISRGDIPRDLLSELVDHTAPSDDSIKYLVDSIHHLVEPKRFESSMLDRTLHDFIERAEIKFIPELLKGIGSYLDVAPFVERRDCRVSEQYAWLFGSAIKCLEKLVVNRDPFALSEVPLSILANVGALQFWREDNLDDVEHDLGNLVPEWQELNDALYWYSIEKARKHLSEQDKPLTDDWSISYLDHFWAFNGDDLSRLVSFVSTRLEQDDRLVALNAAFRLYQQLGSPVNMLEELRIAVYGEEVLVSRLENLLNPITPESTLRYEAKEAEYRRQVEKKRKERESSRIEWIQSLQENPSQITAPNVKSGEITNIHVWLLSDLEKDSSAISRRSINQWERLIPEFGLEVANAYKEFCMDHWRNFRPQLHSENEIDNSIPYALLLGLAGLEIQAKEDSNFPKSLSSQDLGTLLRYITWDINGFPSWLEVVHRTYPEETNNAILKEVFWELENNSKAKKVSSHILHDLVYHVPWLKQHLAGAVFEYLIRSAHLIQANKEYCLRLLIEGGISARQLSLLAQKYISASQGDDHEIAWWYALLVDSEPDQGIPGLEEWLATLEPEQATHAAEVFLEALLGGRSSHRSLYNIGQFKVVAHLKALYVLMHKYIRVSDDLNRAGTGVYSPTTRDHAQEARDMLFNYLVELPSKESYCALTQLIKDHPDESHRPWMRKSAYKMAEAYGDVPLWSDNQFKEFHKTKQISPESHRQLFELGIQQILSIKDWVENGNDSPWMTWQRATKENEVRTLIAAELRKSANGHYSVAEEPELANEQRMDIWLANPNVMSPVPIELKLLDKGWSGPELCERLRNQLVGDYLREGTAGCGVFLLVSQKSTKCWEIGGKRVGIDKLASALKDYWKSIAHGYVGIDEIEVIVIDMNKRALVSDS
- a CDS encoding GNAT family N-acetyltransferase; the encoded protein is MAIEVRQVTTDDAQGIIDVLNPIITEGLFTVLDNTFTVKEEKEFIDQFPKRGVFTVALNQGSTKVIGFQNIEPFASYTKAFDHVGIIGTFVCGDSRGQGVSKQLFQSTFEVARQKGYEKLFAYVRSDNERALAAYKKQGFEVVGIAKKHAKIRDVYVDEVLIEKFL
- a CDS encoding energy-coupling factor ABC transporter permease produces the protein MHIEPGLVSPEKIILSYATATGALGYLATIYWQEMNIRGALSLALRSLVTTLLVFGCFEVLPHHAIGVSEVHLILGSTLFLIFGAAATGIGLVFGLLVQGFLFAPFDLPQFGMNVTTLLVPLFAMSLLARKVIHKQTAYVDLTFNQAFKLSVSYQGGIVIWVAFWALYGQGMGAENMQSIASFGLAYMSVILIEPFIDLGILAIAKFANANKHSLFITQRLYNEV